The Vicia villosa cultivar HV-30 ecotype Madison, WI linkage group LG1, Vvil1.0, whole genome shotgun sequence genome includes a region encoding these proteins:
- the LOC131601830 gene encoding uncharacterized protein LOC131601830, with the protein MAISGSESQSQTQTSTVKTINHVEVECVKCDSCGFTEECTPAYITKVRQRYQGRWLCGLCVEAVKDEVVRSDRLITTEEALNRHISFCKEFRSSSTKTVTEHPIFVMSRILRRSLDSPRRKPPLRSNSTGVLPPVDGVRSSALIRSESCFSSISG; encoded by the coding sequence ATGGCAATTTCAGGATCAGAATCACAGTCACAAACTCAAACTTCTACTGTAAAAACCATTAATCACGTAGAAGTTGAGTGCGTGAAATGCGACTCATGCGGTTTCACAGAAGAATGCACACCAGCATACATCACAAAAGTTCGTCAGAGATATCAAGGCAGATGGCTCTGTGGACTCTGCGTCGAAGCTGTTAAAGACGAAGTTGTTAGATCGGATAGACTCATCACCACTGAAGAAGCACTCAATAGACATATCAGTTTCTGTAAAGAGTTTAGATCGTCGTCAACTAAAACGGTTACGGAGCATCCTATCTTTGTTATGAGCCGAATTCTTCGCAGGAGTTTGGATTCTCCTCGTCGGAAACCGCCTCTTCGGTCGAATTCTACTGGAGTTCTTCCGCCTGTTGATGGTGTTCGTTCTTCGGCGTTGATTCGATCGGAGAGCTGCTTTTCGTCGATATCTGGTTAA